The region GGAAAATCTCACGTGTTTTGGGGGTAAAGCTATTCTATTCTGTTAGCACTTTCACCTTCCTCTCGTTTtgtgatttttaaaaactcctGAAAGTATGCCAAGTAAAATAATGATAGAAAATTCTTCTTTCTGCTTTTCctatattttttccagtgcccTTTAAAGATCTGCACTTGAGTCAGCGCCACTCCTTAGTCATTAGTCTTTCCGCTCAAACCAAAGTTCAAATTGCAGCGAACAcgacaaaaataaaccaaTCTCGCTGCACCGAGCACAGCATCATAATCCCAGTGCACTTCCTCCATGCCCAGAAACTCCTCCTTTTCCTTCTATTTCAAGTTCAGGATGCTCTCTTCCATGTCGCACATAAACGCACCAATTATAGGCAgcagtaaaataaaacacagaGTCGCAGATTTTCCAACCAACTGAATCTGGCTAAAAATATCTATTCGAAGCAAATTCTCTCGTAGGGCTCTCGTTGACGTCACCTCGAAAGACGGGCGCCAGATCAATGTAATGGATGTTCCCGAAGATTTATAGATGTATCGAGATggatatacaaatataaatataaatgatttCCCAAACAACGAGTTTCGggtaataaaaactaaaaatttaaatctatcaataaaaattaaatcagagTAATTCCAGGAAAGCCAAGAGTAAAATTTATGTTTCGGAgaacaatttgcattttgggATTCACATGTAGACAGCTGCGCAATTTGCACATATTtccgatttttttaaatagataaAAACCAAGCGCCTccgaaatattttcatatataaAATTGAGAAATGGAGGTGGAAATGGTGGATTTCGCAAGACCTGGGTGTTCTGGTCTGGTCAAGTGCATGACGCTCTTACTTTTGGCACGAAATTCGAAAACGGAAATGATGCAGTCGAGTATAAAGGCTATGAAATGGAAATTCCTATATGAAAGATCAAAATCAATAGGcaaaggaaataaataaattttattatttccttaAAACGTTGTTAGAAAAACACTGACCCACTTCATAAGTGGTTCAAGTTTACAGCCTTCAACCAGTTGGCACAGGCTTTATATCATTGTggaatttacattttgtatcTGCCAATTGTTGCACAAGTTCAGAAatcataaacattttcaatgtGAAGTAAAACAGACATACAAAAGTAAAAGGCCCAAAATGCGATACTTAAATGataaatgtataataaatTTTGCTCTTGGCCAATGCCAATGCCCCGACCCAAAGGCCCAGAAACTCAGTCAAtaaaatccattaaaaaattcctttaaaaaatgtgttaaaatatttattctcttGGCGGGCTTCTGCGGCGTAGGAGGCGGCAGAAATTgatagaaattaaaataatatgacaaaaaaatgacagaaacaaaaaatatgccAGGAATATTTGGCATGCTTTTGTCGACGTTTGAACATATGTTAGCAATTGAGGAGGAATATATGGCAATACATATTAACACGTTTAGATGTGTACAGTGCGTTTCGGAACTAGAGGGttctttattttgtatttaaaaaagattaaacgaataaacaaattttgtaaataaaaaggagaaaaataaataaaaggcaataggaaaaaataaagaatataaattattaattttttttatcgatACTTCAGATAAAAGATAGTATACACTATATTTTGAGCAAAttcttcaaataaaatttagaaaaataatttgtataatattttgttttttaagattataaGGTATACATAAAGAGTTAACtttgcaattttaataaatttgttttaaattaaaaaatgcaatcTAAGctctttttttaactttatgtCAGTTGCTGTACGGAACGCACAGTTCATCATTAACGATTTAAATATGGATCGTAACAAAACACTTGAATCTTGACGTGTGGAGGCAAAAGTCcaattgaaatgtatttttctagCCGAGAAAGACAAGCCCACTAGGGGAGTGGAGCACTAGGGGAGTGTATGTACTCTCAGTTTCATCTGTGGTTAGATCATCGAGATATACTTCTATGGAGAATATGCAGCACTTTCGAGCACTTTCCCTTTACTCAACATCTATTTGCTTTTCCTCGGCCAGGCGATTGTTTGTTTGTCGCCGCCCACACGGTCGACCTGGCACTGGGCCAGCTGACATTGACTGATGCCAGATCAGGCAGCGGATCCAAAACATTCCGGCCACAGAGCTCCGTCTCCCAGGGACGGGTTAATGTTTTTCTGCCTGTCCGTCTGCCTAGCGGCTaaagattttccaaaacaCTGTCCGTGTGCTCTCTGAACTGCTCGACTTTTCCACTCCGCGGCCCGTGGAGGTGATAAAAACGGTTTACTACGGCGctaataaatttcaaaattagtGAAACTATTATGGCATGCGACAGGCGACAAAAATTGATTGCGACAGGCCCGCCTTGAGGTGTTGAGCGAGTTAATCGTGTGCATCGCAGCGCAGCccaaacaataacaaatatgTAATATGTATTTACAGTGATGGGTCATAAAACGCTTTCATGGCATTTTCATTGagttatttctttaaatttattacatttaggttcaggttttgataaaataatttagttaaatttaattacactaagctaaatttgtataaataaattaattaaaaagaaataataataataattaataaattaattgaagaAAAATGAGTTTTTTGTAAACTAAACTGCTAAAATGTTCCTACCTTTTTAACTTTTCTTATTGTTTATTATgcttattattgttgttgtaagttattattatttttgtaatccttaagcttatttataattttagcaGTAAAGAAAATTCACCCTAaatgatttttgaaaaacaaagaatACGTTTGCTGGGCACTTTAAGACACTTTTTGATCTTTAACTTACTTGAACAAATTGAAGGGACTTTGTTCAGgattatttatgaaatttcAACAGTACTGTTTATAAGTCATACACATTAACGTTcagtaattattttaaaagattatttACGCAATTACACAGAAACACACACACGTATTCCAATTTGACTTGACACTGAATGacaattaatatttgttaaaatgaaattttctcATTTCCGCTTGGCCCACGCCCACAAGATTTCTTTGGGGATGGCTGACGGGGGGTGGGGAAAACTGGGGAAAACACTTGTTAATCGCTGACAGGCGACGGCACATGCTCGGGCGGCCCAAGCGCATCGACTGCCCAGGGCGGAAAATccatttttcacttttcacaATGGCGCTCACGGCGCTCGCGTTCCAAACGGCTCAGCAAGCGGTACACGACTGCAGAGGCAGCTGATCACTTTGGCCGAGGAAAAGTGCTGCTGCCGAGGAAAATTGTCGCTCGGCCGGGGCTATCGATAGACTTAAATGCTGGCGGTCCACTCGACGTCGATCAGGGGCCAAATGGAAACGGTTAACCGAAACAGATCTCGATGGTTGCACAAACAAATGGAGCGGCACAGGCCGCCCAGCTGACCCACAAAgcgaaaatgtggaaaaacaTTCCCAGATCAGCGGCTGGAGAAAGGCAATAATAGCTTGATGTTGATTTGGCAGATTTAAAGCCAACCgatttgattgttttcattaCTTGAGTTTGATTATTTCCCCGAACAAAAGGAAGATATTTTGGGTGTTGCACTGTTTGATTCGTGGCGCaaataatcaaaatcaaatcaataattaaattgcgaaaaactaaacaattaataattgttttttttattactgcTTGAGATTAAAAGACCTTACTTGTAAGAACGCCACGTGTTAGagtttataaaattcaattaaattaattgcccAGCAAAGTTTGAACAACATTTGACAGGTGTTGGTTTGGCTGACACAGAAGCGTTTGATTCAGGGGAGGACATTTCTAAAGTGCTTTGGCAGTACTCAGTTTAGTTTCTACTGTCCTAAGCTAGAGCAACTAACTAAGAAAATGGCAAAACTTCAAAACATATTGCTCATACTCCTTTTACTTACatctataaaaaaaggaaCTAATTACTCGCATTTGGAATTCCTAGAAAAGCTCCTTGATATCATTATAGAAGAAGTGCCTATTGAAACGATGGTTATTATCCAGCATAGTCAGAACAGAAACTGCTCCCTTCAACATTGGAATGCACGAGGAGTTCCCATCCTGAGGGCCAATGAGTTGGCTTCCATCAAGGTTCGGggtatttttaatgaaatggtGCTGGTCCTAGTCTGCATTGACTCTGAGTCCGACTCCCAGCTGTTGGAAATCGTGGCCGACGCCTTAGACACCATGAGGCAGGAAAGAATCATACTGTGGAGCCAAAGAGAACCCTCTAAGGAGTTACTAGATCACATCTCCAGGCTGTCCATCAAGTTTAAGTTTGCTCAAATACTTATGCTGGCAATGGCCGATAATACCGAAGGAAATCCAACATTGTACCGAATGAATCCGTACCCGACTcctcaatttaaaaatgtatctaacATCAAAAGTCCAGTTTTCCTAGAATCTGGCTACAACTACTATGGTATGACGGCCCTCGTGAGGTCAAGTGCGGACTCAAACATTCGGTTTTATGTGAGCACCTTGACTGGAAGTATACCCATATCTCACGTGGAAGACTTCGAAATCATTGAGTTTGCCAGAACCTATAACTTGACTTTGAAATTGTGTGATGAAAATGATACAACGGCCCGGGACTTTGATATTCAGTTCGGTCAGCGCTTTATAACACGAAACTTTCCCAACCAGATGGACTTCATAAACCCCTCCACCGCCTCCTCATTGATAGTTATAGTGCCCTGCAGCCGGCAGTGGCGTTTCGTGGATGTCCTCCAGAGATTGGGTGCACCGACACTGTTTTTGTGCCTTCTGGCGGTCTACGTGGCCTTTGTTTCGATGGAAAGCCTCATACTGTGGCTAACACACCGGATATCCGGCGAAACAGGCAGGATGGCCAACTTAAATCCCCTACTGAATCCGCGTGCCTTTCGGGCCATTTTGGGCCTATCATTTCCGGAGATTCGCAGATCCAGTACTCCACTACGTCAACTCGTTTTGGCCATTAGCGTTTTTGGCTTTATCTTCAGCAATTTCTTTAGCTGCAAGCTGAGTGCTCTGCTCACAAGGCCAGCCCTCAATGCCCAAGTGCGAAACTTTGAGGAGTTGCGGGCCAGCGGATTGATAACCCTTACAGACGAGTACACCCACTCCTTTATAGAGAGTGAAATCGACCCAGAGTTCTTTCACGAGGTCATACCGAATTATTTGATTATTCAGGGTAGGGAACTAAACGAAGTGCTCACAGCCTTAAACGACTCTTATAGCTTTATAATGCTCACAAGGCTTTGGCCCTCTTTAGACTCCTATCAGCGATCTATCGGCGAAAGGGTATATTGCGGCCCAGAGAACTTAACCATAGCCTGGAATATTCCAAGGATGTACGTTCTGGGCAACAACTCCATTGTGAAATGGATGCTGTCACGGTTTATGATATATCTTCACGAGTCTGGTATTCCCCAGTGTTGGACAGAACGCATTAATATGTTtcgaaaacaaatatttaatgtgaCATTGCCTCCGAGGTTTAGGACCGGCGCTGTTCCCCTATCTGTTCAACACCTGAGCTGGCTGTGGCACTTGCTGATCATGGGGCACAGTATTGCCGCATTGGTTTTTATGGTCGAGATGtgtcttaaaaaaattagtaaatgCGGAAAAAATTCAAGGAAAATACAGAGTGGTAATGCGAtcgtataaaaaaaacttacaaatcgatgttttaaatgtttaaaattaagatattcaaatatttgtgAAGTTAATAAAgtcaatcaattttatttgccatCACCAAATAGTGAATATTTCCACTTCcagggtttttttttatatgctAAGGGATACAACCTCAGATAAAAACATACTCTAGCTTAACTGACAGTTGCTATCTCAGATGTATTCGTTGATAGCGACTTAAGTGAATGACCACTTCCGAAATAGATTCAAGTTAGTTTAGTCTAAACTTCCTTAAAAAGCAGAAGGCACGCGAGTTACAAGGGCAATGGGTTCTCTAATCCATTTGATACtaatagtttttcttctaAGGCCAGCGCGAGGAACTGAGTTTCCGCAGCTCAAGTATCTGAGCAGATTTGTTCTTAATATAATCAAGGAGGAAAAAACTGAAACGATTGTGATTTTCAAACATCACCTAAACAACAATTGCTCTCTTCAGCACTGGAATCCCCATGGAATAGCCATTATTAGAACCAACGACCTTGAAACGTTCAGGATGAAAGATACTTTTAACAGTCGCGCGTTGGCCATTATTTGCATTGAAAAAAGTTCAGACAATAATTTGTTGGATAATGTGGCTGAAGCCTTTGAGAGCATGCGAACACAGAGAATAATATTGTGGACACAAATGAAGCCTACGAAGGAGTTTCTCAAAAAGATTTCAAGAAAATCCACAGATTTTAACTTTTTGAATCTCATTGTCTTGAATGACAATCCAGAGGAAGAGGTATCATGTCATCGCCTGAATCCATTTCCTCATGCCCATTTTGACAGAATCGAAAACATTTCGAAGCTCGGTGGTTCACTTTTCAAACGCGTAGAATACAATTTCCAAGGAAAGACGGCTACTGTGAAGCATGATTATAATTGGAGTCCAAAAATGGGAGACACACATAAGAACTTGCGAAAGCTCCCCATCACCCGAATCGAGGACTGGGAAGTCATTGGGTTTGCACTGAAACACAACCTCACTTTGCACTTTCAGAAGGAAACCCCCACAAACAAAGATCGCTTTGATATTCAGCTAAAAAAACGTATCATTACCAAAAATGATTACTCCGAGCTAACGGACTATGTGAACCCATTCTGCTCCTCGTCGCTGGTGGTTGTGGTTCCCTGTGGCACCTCTATGAGTTTCCAGGATGTTCTCAAGCAGTCTGGTATCCATAAATGGATTTTGTACATTGTAATTGTCTATGTAATTTGCGTGCTGATTGAGCTCTTTATTATTAAGGTGACCCTATGGATTTCTGGAGAAGCCTCCCACCTGAAGATCCTAAGCCCACTTGTCAATCTTTGCGCCTTCAGAGCCATTTTGGGCCTATCGTTTCCGGAACCTCGAAGGTCGAGCATTTCGCTACGTCAACTCTTTATGGCCATTACCATTTTCGGAATGGTGTTTAGCAGCTTTATAAACTGCAAGCTAAGTGCAATGCTCACAAAACCCTTTCACAGACCCCAAGTGACTAACTTTGAGGAGTTGCGAGATAGTGATTTGGTTGTACTAGTCGATGAATACGCAAACGATTTCTTGGGAACGGAGTTCAATAATGAGTTTTATCAGCACTATATGCCGAGAAAAAGGATTTTGCCATTATTAGAGAGAGTAAAGCTTGTGTTTCTATGCAATAGCAGGTACGCCGTAATCATGTTTTCCGACAATTGGCAATCTTTGGATAACCATCAGCGATCCAAAGGAGTGCGAGCTTTCTGCTCCTCTAAGGATTTAATCATCGCTGAGAATTTGCCGAGAATGCATTTTCAGCAAAATAATTCCATATATCACAGTCCGTTGAGCAGGTTCATAACGACTATGCAAGAGTCTGGACTTTACAACCACTGGTTTGAGAGGATTCCAAAAATTCTCGAAAAGAAAGTAAATCAAACTATTATCCCCAACATCAGCGGGCAGAAAAATGCTCTTTCCATCGGACAATTTCAGTGGTTATGGTACTTGCTCATTGTGGGCTATAGCATCTCGATAGTAGTATTTCTTGGTGAGGTCTTTCTAAAAAAGTGGATAAAACCTTAAGAGAAAAATGAAACAATTTTATTCGTCCAAAAGACATTAAGTGTATTTAAGTACTTATCTTATGTAATGAAAAAAAACCAAACGAAAATTGCAGGACGCTGATTTTGTCTAGAAATAAAACTCCGGCTTAGAACGCCTTGTGAAATATCGTCTTATTTTCCACACATAAATTTTTGTGAATTGATTTTCATAAACGTCTGCGTGTAAACACGGTAATAGAATAGTAGTTAAATTAACTACTATTTCATTCAGCAATTTCAGTCCTTAACTGAGTGATAAAGAACTCCCAAGATCCCCGATAAGCGGACAATCTCACATTAATCCAACCCAAGCCAGAGCGCCATGATTTTATTACTGCAGCAACCACCCAGCTGAGAtcataaaagtgaaaattttcaTTACCCACCGGAGGTCCGGGGGCTGAAAGGGATTTCTGATGGTCGTCTGCGACTGACACATTATCCACAATTAAACAAGCAATAAATTCACTTTAAACACgcataaatttataatgtaaagGACAGGTTTTTTTCAGCGGCCATAT is a window of Drosophila biarmipes strain raj3 chromosome 3R, RU_DBia_V1.1, whole genome shotgun sequence DNA encoding:
- the LOC108031010 gene encoding uncharacterized protein LOC108031010 — translated: MVIIQHSQNRNCSLQHWNARGVPILRANELASIKVRGIFNEMVLVLVCIDSESDSQLLEIVADALDTMRQERIILWSQREPSKELLDHISRLSIKFKFAQILMLAMADNTEGNPTLYRMNPYPTPQFKNVSNIKSPVFLESGYNYYGMTALVRSSADSNIRFYVSTLTGSIPISHVEDFEIIEFARTYNLTLKLCDENDTTARDFDIQFGQRFITRNFPNQMDFINPSTASSLIVIVPCSRQWRFVDVLQRLGAPTLFLCLLAVYVAFVSMESLILWLTHRISGETGRMANLNPLLNPRAFRAILGLSFPEIRRSSTPLRQLVLAISVFGFIFSNFFSCKLSALLTRPALNAQVRNFEELRASGLITLTDEYTHSFIESEIDPEFFHEVIPNYLIIQDSYQRSIGERVYCGPENLTIAWNIPRMYVLGNNSIVKWMLSRPARGTEFPQLKYLSRFVLNIIKEEKTETIVIFKHHLNNNCSLQHWNPHGIAIIRTNDLETFRMKDTFNSRALAIICIEKSSDNNLLDNVAEAFESMRTQRIILWTQMKPTKEFLKKISRKSTDFNFLNLIVLNDNPEEEVSCHRLNPFPHAHFDRIENISKLGGSLFKRVEYNFQGKTATVKHDYNWSPKMGDTHKNLRKLPITRIEDWEVIGFALKHNLTLHFQKETPTNKDRFDIQLKKRIITKNDYSELTDYVNPFCSSSLVVVVPCGTSMSFQDVLKQSGIHKWILYIVIVYVICVLIELFIIKVTLWISGEASHLKILSPLVNLCAFRAILGLSFPEPRRSSISLRQLFMAITIFGMVFSSFINCKLSAMLTKPFHRPQVTNFEELRDSDLVVLVDEYANDFLGTEFNNEFYQHYMPRKRILPLLERVKLVFLCNSRYAVIMFSDNWQSLDNHQRSKGVRAFCSSKDLIIAENLPRMHFQQNNSIYHSPLSRFITTMQESGLYNHWFERIPKILEKKVNQTIIPNISGQKNALSIGQFQWLWYLLIVGYSISIVVFLGEVFLKKWIKP